The segment GATCATAGTCCAATTGTAATTGGAGTTGTTCCAAAATATTTAGAAAGACGCAATGTTGTATCTGCAGTGATACTCCGTTTATTATGAATAATATCATTGATACCTGTAGGAGGAACATTCATATCTCGCGCAAGCTAGTTCTGACTAATATTGAGAGAAAGAATGAATTCTTCTAATAAAATCTCCCCAGGGAAATAGGTTTTAAAATTTTATCCATCATTTTAACTTTATTAATTGAAGAATTAGAATTGGAAGAGAGGCGCTTAAAGGTCAAGAACTATAAGTTTATCTGCCTTTAAGTGAATTCTTTAGGCCTGAGCGTTATATCAGGAAGGTAGATGGAAAATTTTTTCTTTAATCAGTTGGGTATCAAATGAGTAAGTTAGGGAACAGCCTTTTTTTTTATTATGTGTAAATGTTAGATAATCCGAGAAATCTTCTTTTCCTTTTTTATAAAGTTCAATAGCCTCTCTTACAACTTCTTTATTCGGAAAAAAGATTTCTTGCGTATGGCTTAAATCATTGAGAAATGATGCAATGGTATTTTTTGGGTACTTATATCCACTTTTTAAAACCCAGACTAGCTCACATAAAACAATATAATTTATAAAAAGAGGTATGGAGTTGGTTTTTGCCCCTGATAAAAAGGTA is part of the Pseudomonadota bacterium genome and harbors:
- a CDS encoding type II toxin-antitoxin system VapC family toxin; protein product: MTRPRLMRIFSKARKKSYNRRNKQDYSEQKMIGLDTNILVRLVTKDDPHQLTQILTFLSGAKTNSIPLFINYIVLCELVWVLKSGYKYPKNTIASFLNDLSHTQEIFFPNKEVVREAIELYKKGKEDFSDYLTFTHNKKKGCSLTYSFDTQLIKEKIFHLPS